In Romeriopsis navalis LEGE 11480, the following proteins share a genomic window:
- a CDS encoding sensor histidine kinase encodes MINLPFIAIGTGTFALLAIGWYSKREMARRRQAEAQLKQQTEREQLVNQITQDIRQSLQLDQVLATTVKEVQQLLQADRVLIYRLYDDGTGCAIHETVLAPYPAVLGQTFPEEVFPQAYHQAYADGKTRAISHVQQQDVEPCLREFVAQFGVQAKLIVPIIQDVRNVNSPHQTTGDQYLWGLLIAHQCRQPRTWETWEVELLSQLSTQVAIAVQQSELYTQLQQLNSQLEQRVQQRTVELADANTALLHTNETLQALVKASPRAIIMLDRQGQVKIWNPAAERIFGWTEAEVIDQPNPIGLHDQRSDYPAIQSQVLQGKTYSRLEMRQQRKDGNRIDMVFSAAPLKDKQNAISGIVAIIADITEQKQQAEELRLLQSVVVNTNDAVIITEVDPIDDPGPRIIYVNEAFTRITGYTPAEILGKTPRILQGPKTDPSELAKIRQALKSWEAVTVEVINYRKDGTEFWNEFSIVPVSDATGLYTHWIAVQRDTTGRKQVDQALRQSEERFRSLIENALDIIMILNLDGTFAYVSPSVEKILGYAATELITQTVSHYVTPDDWEQINHRLINPSDATDSTHPIEFRYRHRDGSWRILEAVSQPFVAHKTPLGHAPTVQVMVNARDITERKRLDEIRLALEREKELNTLKTRFFSMASHEFRTPLSISLAAAQLLENSQEAWENNEKRLRNLHRIQDSVKNMVQLLDDILTINRAETGNLAFNPKPLDLERYCQHFVEEMQFNIESQHDLRFDCQGEHRPIALDEKLLRSILSNLISNSVKYSPQGGPVKLTLSYQPDQVQIQVEDHGIGIPEASKPQLFEPFHRGNNIKSIPGTGLGLVVVKKCVDLHQGSIEIISQVDQGTTCRITLPH; translated from the coding sequence GTGATCAATCTACCCTTCATTGCTATTGGGACCGGGACATTTGCTCTACTAGCGATCGGCTGGTACAGCAAGCGCGAAATGGCCCGCCGCCGCCAAGCCGAGGCTCAACTGAAACAGCAAACTGAACGGGAACAGTTAGTCAACCAAATTACCCAGGATATCCGCCAATCCCTCCAGCTCGATCAAGTCTTAGCCACAACCGTCAAGGAAGTCCAGCAGTTACTCCAAGCCGATCGCGTCCTGATTTACCGACTCTACGATGACGGAACGGGATGCGCAATTCACGAAACGGTCCTGGCACCCTATCCGGCCGTATTGGGGCAAACCTTTCCGGAAGAAGTATTTCCCCAGGCTTATCATCAGGCTTACGCCGACGGCAAAACCCGCGCGATTAGTCATGTCCAGCAACAAGATGTCGAACCTTGCCTGCGCGAATTCGTCGCCCAATTCGGGGTACAAGCGAAGCTCATCGTCCCGATTATCCAAGATGTTCGCAACGTTAATAGTCCTCACCAAACCACTGGCGACCAATATCTCTGGGGCTTGTTAATTGCCCATCAATGCCGTCAACCTCGCACCTGGGAAACTTGGGAAGTAGAGTTGCTGAGTCAACTATCAACGCAAGTGGCGATCGCTGTCCAGCAGTCAGAACTTTACACCCAACTGCAGCAGCTCAATAGTCAACTTGAGCAACGAGTGCAACAGCGCACCGTGGAACTCGCGGATGCCAACACCGCGCTTCTCCACACCAATGAAACCCTACAGGCCTTAGTCAAAGCTTCCCCCCGCGCGATCATCATGCTCGATCGGCAGGGTCAAGTCAAAATCTGGAACCCCGCGGCCGAACGCATCTTCGGGTGGACAGAGGCGGAAGTGATCGATCAGCCAAATCCGATCGGCCTGCATGACCAGCGCTCCGACTACCCCGCGATCCAAAGCCAAGTGCTACAGGGCAAGACCTATTCGCGATTAGAAATGCGCCAACAGCGTAAAGATGGCAACCGCATCGATATGGTGTTTTCGGCAGCCCCACTCAAAGACAAGCAAAATGCAATTAGTGGGATTGTGGCGATCATTGCCGATATTACGGAACAAAAGCAACAAGCCGAGGAGCTGCGACTCTTACAATCCGTCGTAGTGAATACAAACGATGCCGTGATCATCACGGAAGTTGACCCGATCGATGATCCCGGCCCCCGCATCATTTATGTGAATGAAGCGTTCACCCGGATTACGGGTTACACACCGGCGGAAATTTTGGGGAAAACACCCCGGATTTTACAAGGGCCAAAAACTGATCCTAGCGAACTCGCCAAAATCCGCCAGGCCCTGAAGAGCTGGGAAGCGGTCACTGTTGAAGTAATTAACTATCGCAAGGACGGCACCGAATTCTGGAACGAATTTAGCATTGTGCCGGTTTCCGATGCGACGGGTTTATATACCCACTGGATTGCAGTACAACGGGACACCACGGGCCGTAAACAAGTTGATCAAGCATTGCGTCAAAGCGAAGAACGATTTCGTTCGCTGATCGAAAATGCCCTCGATATCATTATGATTTTGAATTTGGATGGGACATTTGCCTATGTCAGTCCTTCGGTCGAAAAAATCCTTGGTTACGCCGCCACCGAATTAATCACCCAAACAGTCAGTCATTACGTCACCCCAGACGATTGGGAACAAATCAACCACCGCTTGATTAATCCCAGTGATGCGACGGATTCGACCCATCCGATCGAGTTTCGGTATCGCCATCGTGACGGCTCATGGCGGATTCTTGAAGCAGTGAGTCAACCGTTTGTTGCCCACAAGACACCTCTAGGGCATGCCCCCACTGTCCAAGTTATGGTGAATGCTCGCGACATCACCGAACGCAAACGGCTTGATGAAATTCGGTTGGCGCTCGAACGCGAAAAGGAACTCAACACGCTCAAGACCCGTTTCTTCTCGATGGCCTCCCACGAATTCCGCACCCCACTGAGTATTAGTCTCGCCGCCGCCCAATTGCTCGAAAATTCACAGGAAGCCTGGGAGAACAATGAAAAACGCCTGCGGAATTTGCACCGTATCCAAGATTCAGTCAAAAATATGGTGCAATTGCTCGACGATATTTTAACGATCAATCGGGCCGAAACTGGCAACTTAGCCTTTAATCCGAAGCCATTGGATTTAGAACGTTATTGCCAACATTTCGTGGAAGAAATGCAGTTTAATATCGAAAGTCAACATGATCTGAGATTTGACTGTCAGGGGGAGCATCGTCCCATCGCGTTAGATGAAAAGTTGCTCCGCTCGATCCTATCAAATCTAATCTCAAATTCAGTGAAATACTCCCCGCAAGGTGGCCCGGTCAAACTCACACTCAGCTATCAACCCGACCAAGTACAAATCCAAGTCGAGGATCATGGCATTGGCATCCCGGAAGCCTCTAAACCACAGTTATTTGAGCCATTTCACCGGGGCAACAATATCAAAAGCATTCCGGGGACGGGACTGGGCCTTGTGGTGGTGAAGAAGTGCGTTGACTTACATCAAGGCTCGATCGAAATCATCAGTCAAGTTGACCAAGGCACCACTTGCCGCATCACACTGCCCCATTAG
- a CDS encoding phycobilisome rod-core linker polypeptide produces the protein MPLPLLAYSPDSQNHRVSGFEVAGDEHSRIYNTENILSGNELDMLIMAAYRQIHNEQQMLSSNRELYLESQLRNNQITVREFIRGLILSDSFRRLTFDSNNNYRFVEICVQRVLGRNVYGDREKMAWSIILATQGIQGFVDQLLNSDEYLDNFGDNTVPYQRRRILPQQSTGEVTFNHMARYGTDYRDKLPAPSNVTGDLYAYEPPKSLKLIGAAIIWSGVGLIGFLMLAALLHL, from the coding sequence ATGCCCTTACCTTTATTAGCTTATTCGCCCGATTCCCAAAATCACCGAGTTAGCGGATTTGAAGTCGCGGGCGATGAGCATTCGCGGATTTATAACACGGAGAATATCCTATCGGGCAACGAGCTCGATATGCTGATCATGGCGGCCTATCGCCAGATTCATAACGAACAGCAAATGTTGTCGAGCAATCGTGAATTATATCTTGAGTCACAACTGCGCAATAACCAAATTACGGTTAGAGAATTTATTCGCGGCTTAATCTTATCCGATTCCTTCCGCCGCCTCACTTTTGATAGCAATAACAACTATCGGTTTGTCGAAATCTGTGTGCAGCGAGTGTTGGGCCGCAATGTTTATGGCGATCGCGAGAAAATGGCTTGGTCAATTATCCTGGCGACCCAAGGCATCCAGGGATTTGTCGACCAGTTGCTCAACAGCGACGAATACCTAGATAACTTTGGGGATAACACCGTCCCCTACCAACGTCGGCGGATCTTGCCACAGCAATCGACCGGCGAAGTAACCTTCAACCACATGGCCCGGTATGGCACGGATTACCGGGATAAATTACCCGCACCATCCAACGTTACCGGTGATTTGTATGCTTATGAGCCACCAAAATCGCTCAAATTAATTGGTGCCGCAATTATTTGGAGTGGTGTAGGTTTGATCGGCTTCCTGATGCTAGCCGCCCTGCTACACTTATAA
- a CDS encoding phycobilisome rod-core linker polypeptide — MRTLLINENAIELLPTSSTEHVQSVIRAVYKQVLGNPHVMDSERLVVAESQLADRTMSVREYVRAVGKSEFYRERYFEKCAPYRFVELNFMHFLGRPPQSQAEISEHIVRCVAEGYEADIDSYIDSGEYQNTFGENFVPYNRGAMSEVGQSQVTYNRMFALDRGGSQISSAVKSSQLIDAVVNNSTTKIAAPATNLGGSGEANKKRFKIVVSGSKFDGPRRRSTSTYLVAGDNMTAQIQRINRTSGKIVSITEVV, encoded by the coding sequence ATGCGGACGCTATTAATCAACGAAAATGCGATCGAGTTATTGCCAACTAGCAGCACAGAGCATGTGCAAAGCGTGATTCGGGCGGTCTACAAGCAGGTTTTAGGAAATCCTCATGTGATGGATAGTGAACGGCTTGTCGTCGCCGAGTCACAGTTAGCGGATCGCACTATGTCGGTACGGGAATACGTGCGCGCTGTCGGCAAATCCGAGTTTTACCGCGAGCGGTATTTCGAAAAGTGTGCGCCCTATCGCTTTGTTGAGTTGAATTTCATGCACTTTCTGGGGCGTCCGCCGCAATCACAGGCAGAAATCTCTGAGCACATTGTCCGTTGTGTCGCCGAAGGCTACGAGGCCGACATCGATTCTTATATCGATAGTGGCGAGTACCAAAATACCTTTGGTGAAAATTTTGTCCCCTACAACCGTGGGGCAATGAGTGAAGTGGGTCAAAGCCAAGTGACTTACAACCGCATGTTTGCCCTCGATCGGGGTGGTTCCCAGATTAGCAGTGCCGTCAAGTCATCGCAGTTGATTGATGCCGTTGTGAACAACAGCACAACCAAGATCGCCGCACCAGCGACAAATTTGGGTGGCTCTGGCGAAGCGAACAAGAAGCGGTTCAAGATTGTCGTGAGCGGTTCGAAGTTCGATGGTCCCCGTCGCCGCAGCACTAGCACCTATCTAGTTGCCGGCGACAACATGACGGCGCAGATTCAGCGGATCAATCGCACCTCTGGCAAAATCGTCAGCATCACGGAAGTTGTATAG
- a CDS encoding response regulator transcription factor produces the protein MRILLVEDDERLAETLAEALSDQRYVVDMVTDGEAGWQQVRVLDYDLLVLDVMLPELDGMSLCRRIRDHGLTVPILMLTACDTIDNEVTGLDAGADDYIVKPVDLQKLFARIRVLLRRQSSTASPLLEWGALCLNPSTYEVTYQQSLIHLTPKEYGLLELLLRNGRRVLSRSVMIEHVWSLDSPPEEHTVKVHIRGLRQKLKAAGAAEDLIETVHSMGYRLNQQFN, from the coding sequence ATGAGGATTCTTCTAGTTGAAGATGATGAACGCTTGGCTGAAACCCTCGCTGAAGCGCTGAGCGATCAGCGGTACGTGGTTGATATGGTGACCGATGGCGAGGCGGGTTGGCAACAAGTGCGGGTGTTGGACTACGACCTCCTAGTGCTGGATGTGATGTTGCCCGAGTTGGACGGTATGAGTCTTTGTCGCCGGATTCGTGATCACGGATTAACGGTGCCGATTTTGATGCTGACGGCCTGTGACACGATCGACAATGAAGTGACCGGACTCGATGCCGGGGCCGATGACTACATTGTGAAGCCGGTGGATCTGCAAAAGCTGTTTGCGCGTATTCGGGTGTTGTTGCGCCGACAGAGTTCGACGGCTTCCCCGCTGTTGGAATGGGGCGCGTTGTGTTTGAACCCGAGCACCTATGAAGTCACCTACCAACAGTCGTTAATTCACTTAACACCGAAGGAATATGGCTTGTTGGAGTTGCTATTGCGCAATGGTCGGCGGGTGCTGAGTCGCAGTGTGATGATTGAGCATGTCTGGTCCTTGGATTCGCCCCCCGAAGAGCATACGGTGAAGGTGCATATTCGGGGTTTACGTCAGAAGCTTAAGGCAGCCGGTGCGGCGGAAGATTTAATTGAAACGGTGCACAGTATGGGTTATCGCCTGAATCAGCAGTTCAATTAA
- a CDS encoding proline--tRNA ligase, producing the protein MRLSQMLFVTLREDPAEAEIPSHKLLLRAGYIRRIGSGIYTYMPLMWRVLQKVSQIVRDEMNAIGSQELLMPQIQPSELWQESGRWDTYTKAEGIMFSLIDRQNREIGLGPTHEEVITAVARDMIRSYRQLPQTLYQIQNKFRDEIRPRFGLMRGREFIMKDAYSFHTTDESLKATYQQMHDAYCKILTRTGLKFRPVDADSGAIGGAGSQEFMVLAEAGEDEILYTEDGQYAANVEKAIAIPVDAEPSPFTTFEKMLTKNTSTIAKVCKKLDCPASAIVKNVLYQATFDNGKSVLVLVSIRGDQDVNDVKLQNALTQLAANYGGTTVIALVVPDVEAQAKWATQKLTVGYLSPALSDDYIQQLDDIAPQFLRLVDQTAADLENFITGADEWNHHMVGANWGTDYPKPERVVDVRKVQAGDKAVHDQSQLLQTARGIEIGHIFQLGTKYSEAMNATFTNEQGEEQPMTMGCYGIGVSRLAQSAVEQSYDKNGIIWPVAIAPYHAVVVVPNITAAEQMAAAEQLYAELNAAGVETLFDDRDERAGVKFKDSELIGIPFRVVTGKALKDGKVEVVKRANGEKLDVPIDEVVALIADWVKAACA; encoded by the coding sequence ATGCGACTCTCTCAAATGTTATTTGTTACCCTCCGCGAAGATCCAGCGGAGGCCGAAATTCCTAGCCATAAGCTGCTATTGCGGGCGGGTTATATCCGACGTATTGGGAGTGGCATCTATACCTATATGCCCTTGATGTGGCGGGTATTGCAGAAGGTGTCGCAGATTGTCCGGGATGAGATGAATGCGATCGGCTCCCAGGAATTGCTGATGCCGCAGATTCAGCCGAGTGAACTGTGGCAGGAGTCGGGCCGCTGGGATACCTATACCAAGGCCGAGGGGATTATGTTCTCGCTGATCGATCGTCAGAATCGCGAGATTGGCTTGGGGCCGACCCATGAGGAAGTGATTACGGCGGTGGCCCGCGATATGATTCGCTCCTATCGCCAGTTGCCGCAGACCTTGTATCAGATTCAGAACAAATTCCGCGATGAGATTCGCCCCCGGTTTGGTCTGATGCGTGGGCGTGAGTTCATCATGAAGGATGCCTACTCGTTCCACACCACGGATGAGAGCTTGAAGGCGACTTACCAGCAGATGCATGATGCCTACTGCAAGATTTTGACCCGCACGGGACTGAAGTTTCGGCCCGTGGATGCGGATTCCGGGGCGATCGGTGGAGCCGGTTCCCAGGAGTTTATGGTGCTGGCGGAGGCCGGGGAAGATGAAATCCTCTACACCGAAGATGGGCAGTATGCGGCGAATGTCGAGAAAGCGATCGCGATTCCCGTGGATGCGGAGCCGTCGCCCTTCACAACCTTTGAGAAGATGCTGACGAAGAACACCAGCACGATCGCCAAGGTGTGTAAGAAGCTGGATTGTCCTGCTTCGGCGATCGTCAAGAACGTGCTGTATCAGGCCACCTTTGATAATGGCAAGTCGGTGCTAGTGCTGGTGAGCATTCGCGGCGACCAGGATGTGAATGACGTGAAGCTGCAAAACGCGCTGACGCAACTCGCGGCGAATTACGGTGGGACGACGGTGATTGCGCTAGTGGTGCCGGATGTGGAGGCGCAAGCCAAGTGGGCGACGCAGAAGCTGACGGTGGGTTATCTTTCTCCCGCCCTCTCGGATGACTATATTCAGCAACTCGATGACATTGCGCCGCAATTCCTGCGGCTGGTGGACCAGACGGCGGCGGATCTGGAGAACTTCATTACCGGGGCGGATGAGTGGAATCACCATATGGTTGGGGCGAACTGGGGCACGGACTACCCGAAGCCAGAACGCGTGGTGGATGTGCGCAAGGTGCAAGCCGGGGATAAAGCGGTGCATGATCAGAGTCAATTGTTGCAAACGGCCCGGGGAATTGAAATCGGCCATATTTTCCAACTGGGCACGAAGTACTCCGAGGCAATGAATGCCACCTTTACTAATGAACAGGGTGAAGAGCAGCCGATGACGATGGGGTGCTATGGCATTGGGGTGTCGCGTCTGGCTCAGTCGGCGGTGGAGCAGTCCTATGATAAGAACGGCATCATTTGGCCGGTGGCGATCGCCCCGTACCACGCGGTCGTGGTGGTGCCGAATATCACGGCAGCCGAGCAAATGGCGGCAGCCGAGCAGCTCTATGCCGAACTCAATGCAGCGGGTGTGGAAACCTTGTTTGACGATCGGGATGAACGCGCTGGGGTCAAATTCAAAGACTCGGAGCTGATCGGCATTCCCTTCCGGGTCGTCACGGGTAAGGCCCTAAAAGACGGCAAAGTGGAAGTCGTAAAGCGGGCCAATGGCGAGAAACTGGATGTGCCGATCGATGAAGTTGTCGCGCTAATTGCTGACTGGGTGAAAGCCGCATGCGCTTAG
- the coaE gene encoding dephospho-CoA kinase (Dephospho-CoA kinase (CoaE) performs the final step in coenzyme A biosynthesis.), with protein MRLAIGLTGGIAMGKTTVSQYLADRYQLPILDADLYAREAVAVGSPVLTQIADRYAGILQADGSLDRSKLGSIVFQQPAEKQWLEAQIHPFVRDRLQSERNRYQQADPQRPVVVVVPLLFEAEMTDLVDQIWVIYCPREHQLRQLMQRDQLTPEQATARIASQMPIEQKCDRADVVLSNSSTTAALLRQVDRAIAGKLGSGTG; from the coding sequence ATGCGCTTAGCGATCGGCCTGACGGGGGGCATTGCCATGGGAAAAACTACGGTATCCCAATATTTGGCCGATCGTTATCAGTTGCCAATTTTGGATGCGGATCTCTATGCCCGGGAAGCCGTGGCGGTGGGTTCGCCGGTGTTGACCCAGATTGCTGATCGCTATGCGGGCATTTTGCAAGCAGACGGTAGTCTCGATCGGTCTAAACTTGGCTCAATCGTCTTCCAGCAGCCGGCTGAGAAGCAATGGCTGGAAGCCCAGATTCATCCCTTTGTGCGCGATCGGTTGCAATCGGAGCGAAATCGTTATCAGCAAGCTGATCCTCAACGACCGGTTGTCGTAGTTGTGCCGCTCTTATTTGAGGCGGAAATGACGGATTTGGTGGATCAAATCTGGGTGATATACTGCCCAAGGGAGCATCAACTGCGTCAGTTGATGCAGCGTGATCAGCTGACGCCCGAGCAGGCAACCGCCCGCATTGCGAGCCAAATGCCCATCGAGCAGAAATGTGATCGCGCTGATGTAGTGTTAAGCAATTCTTCCACTACCGCCGCCCTACTTCGTCAAGTGGACCGCGCGATCGCCGGTAAACTTGGAAGTGGTACTGGTTAA